One window from the genome of Pelobates fuscus isolate aPelFus1 chromosome 13, aPelFus1.pri, whole genome shotgun sequence encodes:
- the MPZ gene encoding LOW QUALITY PROTEIN: myelin protein P0 (The sequence of the model RefSeq protein was modified relative to this genomic sequence to represent the inferred CDS: substituted 1 base at 1 genomic stop codon): MASFGISRTQCTPLAVTLLLALVLPPALAIEVYTDREVYGTVGSKITLSCTFWSSEWISDDISVSWHFQPENSRDTYSIFHYAKGQPYIDDDGIFKDRIEWVGYPKSKDGSIVIHNLEYTDNGTFTCDVKNPPDVVGKSSYVHLLVHDKAPARAGLVLGIIIAAALVLVIVVAVVAYLIRCCWVRRQARVARELSALERGKLHKSSKDSKRNRQTPILYAMLDQTRSSKPSSDKKSKGGLGDSRKDRKXQLAGREGTHKADEESPRSSKVVYTIEMEMRGDQEGDQPYRAAVKSPSKNSLKNALKNLIKSDSEKQT, translated from the exons ATGGCATCTTTTGGAATCTCCCGGACACAGTGCACCCCCCTGGCTGTAACCCTGCTGTTAGCACTGG TTCTCCCTCCAGCCCTGGCAATTGAAGTTTATACAGACCGCGAAGTATATGGTACAGTGGGATCAAAGATCACCCTATCATGCACATTCTGGTCAAGTGAATGGATCTCAGATGATATCTCTGTGAGCTGGCATTTCCAACCTGAAAACAGCAGGGACACATACTCA ATATTTCACTATGCCAAGGGTCAGCCCTACATTGATGATGATGGCATTTTCAAGGACCGCATAGAGTGGGTTGGCTACCCAAAGAGCAAGGATGGGTCCATTGTGATCCACAACCTTGAATACACCGATAATGGTACCTTCACCTGTGATGTGAAGAATCCACCTGATGTAGTGGGGAAGTCTTCATACGTCCACCTGCTCGTCCATGATAAAG CCCCAGCCCGTGCAGGATTGGTTCTAGGCATCATTATCGCAGCTGCTCTAGTCTTGGTTATTGTGGTGGCAGTTGTCGCTTACCTCATTCGTTGTTGCTGGGTGAGAAGACAAGCACGTGTAGCAAGGGAACTCAG tgctctggagagaggaaagcTTCATAAATCATCTAAAGATTCCAAGCGTAACCGACAG ACGCCCATCCTCTATGCAATGCTTGACCAGACCCGGAGCTCCAAGCCATCCAGTGATAAAAAGTCCAAGGGAGGGTTGGGGGACTCACGCAAAGATCGGAAATAGCAATTAGCAGGCAGGGAAGGTACACATAAGGCAGACGAGGAGTCCCCTCGCAGTTCCAAGGTGGTCTACACCATTGAAATGGAAATGAGAGGGGACCAAGAAGGGGATCAACCCTACAGAGCTGCTGTAAAGTCTCCCAGCAAAAACAGCCTCAAAAACGCCTTAAAGAATTTAATCAAAAGTGATTCAGAAAAACAAACCTAA
- the SDHC gene encoding succinate dehydrogenase cytochrome b560 subunit, mitochondrial, with product MASLLLRHAGRQCLRTQFRPVFCMKHAVPMGTSAQQEMDRYWAKNTRLSRPLSPHITIYGWSLPMMMSITHRGTGVGLSLGVSLFGLAALALPGDFASYLELIKSLSMGPALIYSAKFALAFPFTFHTWNGIRHLIWDLGKCLKIPQVQQSGIIVLALTLLSSASIAAI from the exons ATGGCGTCTTTGTTATTGAG GCATGCAGGCCGTCAGTGTCTCCGTACCCAATTCAGACCTGTCTTCTGCATGAAACA TGCTGTGCCCATGGGgacttcagcccagcaggagatGGATCGCTACTGGGCCAAAAACACACGTCTCAGTCGCCCGTTGTCTCCTCACATTACAATCTATGG GTGGTCATTACCAATGATGATGTCTATCACACACAGAGGCACCGGAGTAGGGCTGAGTCTTG GTGTGTCTTTGTTTGGATTAGCTGCTTTAGCTCTTCCTGGAGACTTTGCCTCATACCTGGAACTGATTAAGTCCTTAAGTATGGGGCCAGCTCTGATCTACTCAGCTAAATTTGCCTTGGCGTTCCCTTTTACGTTCCACACCTGGAATGGGATAAGACATTTG ATTTGGGACTTGGGCAAATGTTTGAAGATCCCCCAGGTGCAGCAGTCTGGAATCATCGTACTGGCTCTAACGCTCCTCTCCTCTGCCAGTATTGCCGCCATATGA